Below is a window of uncultured Cohaesibacter sp. DNA.
GGGCATAAGCCGCAATCATTGGGTTGGTTGGTACGCAAGGCAAAGAAGAAAGGCGGCGAGCCCTGATCTGCCGCCGCCTTGCCAATGGTCGTGATCTTCATGCGGGCAGACATCTCGCCCGCTGAATGGCCTAATAGTCCCGTTCGAAGAATATACCGGCCTTGGTTTCTCCGTCCGAGCTGGCCTCGCCATGGGCCTTGATCTGATCGGTGATGTCGAGATCGATACTCACCTTGCCCGCATCACTGGCCGTGCTCTTTTCCACATTGATATAGGTGCGGTCATTGATATAGCGCCCGACACCAACCGTGGTTTCATTCGTGTCCGCATCAGACTTGATGTCGATATTGTCGATTCCGGCCATACTTCTGAGACGATCGAGCACGCCGGGACCGGAATTGACGCCACTCAGTGTCGCCACCGCATTGGCCAGTTGGGCCAACTGGATGGCAGAGAGTTCGGAAAGCTCCTTGTCGAAGAACAAATGCGCCAATATTTCATCCTCCGGCAGGGTCGGGGAGGATGTCAGCGAGATTTCCGGTGCCGAAGCATAGCCCGTCACGGCCACTGTGTAGGTGGTGCCGCTGTTTGTGGTGGTCGCCGAGAAATCCAGCGCCGGATCGAGTGTGCCCGTGAAGGTGACATCGCCGCTGTCAAAATCCAGCCGTTTGGTCAGGATTTCAAGCCGTCCCCGCTGCATGGTGATTGTTCCCAGCGGGCGGGGAGCTGCCGTGGTGCCGCCAATGCGGATGGTGCCGCCCAGTTCAGCATCCATACCGCGTCCACGCACATAGATGCTGCGTGGCGCACGAATATTCAGATCCAGCAGCATGGCCGGACCGGCATCACTGCTCTGGGAAACCTCTGCCGGGGCGAATTTCTTGGCCTGCTCGGCAACGCGGCCCTGGGCATTCTTGTGTGTGACATCAACCGGCGACAGGCTGGAGGGCAGCTTTTCCGGAATCATGATTTCCGTTGTCTTGAGATCGACGTCACCGGAAATCGTCGAAGTGCCGGTCAATTCGCCTTTCAAATTCATGCTGGCATTGAATAGGCTGGTCAGCATTTCCTCATATTTGAAGCTGCCATTCTGAATGCTGACGCTGATATCCGCTGGCAACCCGGCATTGGGATCAATCCCCACCTTGCCATTAACCGCAAGGGTGCCTTTCTGCCCGAGACGCCCGGTCACATTGTCAATCAGTGCCTGCTGCCCTTCAAGCCTTATCGTTCCGCCCAGATCGCGTAAGACAATGCCGGAGGAAAATTCGGAGAAGCGCGCGCCCTTTGTGGTGATCGTGCCGTTGATATCAGGGGAGGCGAAGCGACCGGTAATAGAGGCCTGCACATTGGCACTGCCATCCAGTTGCAGCCCCGCATTGGCCAGACTGCGCGCTGCCAGCGAGAAGGGCACCGAACCACCTGCGGAGATATTCATGCTCTGCTGTTTGAGCGCAACGCTGCCATTGACGTCAAGATCGGCTCCGCCACCAGTCAGATGGTTTTTCATCCTGATCGTGTCATTCTCGAATTGTCCCGAACTGTCAATCGCCATGCGCGGCAGGCCGGCATCGCGGGTTGAGCGCACGGACAGATCGCTGATCTTGCCTTGCCAATGGGCCACCGGACTGGTGGAAGAGCCGCTAATCTTGGCCGTCAGATCCAGTTGGCCGGTTGGCGTTTCCCCGGTTGGAGAAATCTTCTCGGCAATGGCCAGCGGCAGGGCGGAGAGCGCGACGTCCAGAGCGAGTTGCTCACCCGCCGAGCCCGAGACTGTGACGAGACCGCTATCCAGCTTAAGCTTGAGGGCAGACTGAAGCGCGGCCCCGTTTGTCAGATCGATATTGACAGGATCGGCGAGCGCCAGTGCAACGCTTTTCCAGCTGCCTTGGAACTGGTCTAGTGCGATGGCTGTTTGCCCATTCTGCTGCAACAGCTTGCCCTTCAGCGAGAAAGGCGCACGGGAAATGCTGGCAGTCGCTGCGAAGGGAAGGGTACCATTGCCGCCGCTCATCTCTGCCTTGAGCGTGCGGATGGTCTCACCTTGAACTACGATCCGGTCGACAGCGAGGGCGCTATTCATGCTCATCATGCCCGTGGCATCGCTGATTTGCGCATCGAGCTGGAGGGCTGACAAGGCAATGTCTTTCACCGCAAGTTCTGGCGACGTGGCGTCCACTGTTACGGATTGCTTGCCTTCACTTACGGCCAGAGCGATATCGGCCTTGAGCGAGCCTTTCAGATCCGGTTGCAGCAGCAACGGCCCAAGGGCCGCAAGATCGGATATGGACGCGGCAAGATCGCCAGTGGCCAGCCCCTCGGGCGAGATGGAAACCGAGCCAGAGATCTCGGTGCCGGGTGCCGTTACCGAAAGGTGATTGATCGATCGGCTGCCATCGCCATTGGTGACGAGCTCGATTGCGCTCTCAAGCGGCGAGCCGTCATAGCTGGCCGAGAGTGCCAATTGGGCATCCGGCGCTGCGGTCGATGTCAGGTCAATCTTGAGATTTTCGACAGCCTTGTCATAGACCGAAAGCGACTGCCCGCCCATGTTGAGCGCAAGGCGCGGATTGGCCGGAGTGCCTTCAACGGAGAATGTGCCGGAGAGCGATCCTTCAAGCCCTTCATCAATCGGTTTGAGGTCGGCAACAGACAGACTACCCTCAATCGCAAGAGCATCAGCGCCATAGCGTCCCTGTGCCTGCAGGGACGCAAGGCCTGCGACCAGATTGGCATTGTCGAGGCGCAGGCTGTCGCCATCAAGTACGCTCTCGATGCGCAGGGTCTTGTTGCCCTTGACCAGAGCGTCAAGCTGGCCTGATCCGGTGGAAAGGCTGGCAAGGGCGATTTCGGCATTGATTGCGCCTTGCCGATTTTCAAGATCGAGTTCTGGCGCCGAGACCAGAAGCGTCAACCCCTCAAGCGAAAGAGCATCCTGCGACAGGCTGGAAACAGAGCCGTCAACGGCCAGAGCCGCCTTGGCAAGCGTGCCTTGCAACCGGCCCGTAAGGCCTGTGTGGCCGATCATCAGCGAGACCGCATTATCCTGCTGCATTTCGATTTCCGTGCCCTCGGAGCCGAGATCAAACTGCATGGCCATATCAAGGCTCTTGTCGCGATTATTCAGATAGCCGCTTGCTGAAAGACGCGCCAGACCGGAGGAAAAGGTCAGTTGCTTGAGGCTGATCACATCGTCAGGGCTTTGCTCGATCTGCAAGTCGACATTGCTCGTTCCGGCGACCAGCGGCAGGATCGATTTGGGCAGGAAGGGAGAGAGCTTGCCAAGCAGCTTGGCATTGACGCGCGAGGTGCCATCTGCAATCGCGACAATCACCTGACCGCTGATCGTCGTCTTGCCATCAAGCTTGACGGCAAGTGTCGATGCCCAATTGTCTCCGGGGCCATCGCCCTTGAGCGACACATCAATTGCGGGCAGGTCGGCAATGGCAATCAGGCGGGCTGCCAAACCGCCGCGCGGCTCGGAAAAATCCAGATCAAGCAGACGGCGGTTTGCATCCGGTGCCAGATCCCAACGCGTGCTGAGGCCATTCTGCGGCGCATCAAGATAATGAATATCCAGCGTGCCTTCGGTGCGGAAAGGCAGGCCATCAAGGGCCATATTGCCCGAGAGGGTCAAATCGGCAGCCTTGCCCAGCACAGCTTCGCCCAGTGATATCCGGTCGATGGCAACGGAGCCGATACGAGCGCTGACAGCAGGCAGGTTCGGAATGAGCGAGCCATCGCCGCTGCTTGCATCTGTGCTGCTTGTTTCAGCGGCGGGTTGCCGGATGACATCCAGCTCAGCCAGCGTGAGATCGTCAATCGTCAGGGCAAGGCTGAAAAGATCGGCCAGTGCGTAATGGCCCGAAAGCTTTCTGGCCACCAGCCATTGTCCATCCTTGTCCGAGAGTGCAATCTGGCCGATCTCCACATGACCCAGAAGGCTTTCAACGCCAGATATCTCGACCCGCTGCGCATCATTGCTGGCAAGGCGGCTGGTCAGCGACGCCGTCATGGACAAGCCAAAGCTGCTGGCCAGCATCATGTAGCCAATCAGCAGCAACGCCAAAATCGAAAAGAGCAGGATATAAAGACCCCGGAAAAGCAGGGTGCGAGCTGACGTCATGATGGCCTCTTGTCTGGAGAATCAGTTCAACAGATGACTACAACTAGAAAGCCTGACCTAGCCCCAAATATACACCAAATTTGGGCTCATCCTTGATTTTCTTGAGCGGAACGGCAACATCAAGGCGCAAGGGCCCGATTGGCGTCAGATAGCGCAGGCCAGCGCCGACGCCGGTATACCATTCATCCTCGAATTTCGGCAGCGAGCTGTTGAAGCTGTTGCCCGAATCCACGAATGCGGCAAGACCGATGGTGTCGGTCACCCGCATGCGCGCTTCAAGCGAGCCGGTGAGATAGGAGCGCCCGCCGGTTGGATCGTTGCTGCCGTCTCTGGGGCCTGCCATCTGATAGGAATAGCCGCGTATGCTGCCGCCACCGCCAGTGAAGAAACGGCGGTCGGTTGGAATGTCGCTCTTGGAAGCGCCAACGATGGAGCCCGCGGAAATCTTGCCTGCAAGCACAAACCGTTTGGCATCGTCCAGCGCCTGATAGGCCGACAGGGTAGCGCTCGTCTTCAGGAAGCTGATCGAACCATCGCTGTTGATGGTCGGCTCGCTATCGATCAGGGCATAGAAACCCTCGGTCGGATCAAGCTTGCTGTCGCGTTTGTCATAGGCCAGTTCAAGCGGTGTCGAGAACAGCAGGTTGGTCTCGGAACCGGTGCCGTCTGTAATGCGGGCATATTCGGTCTTGAAGGCGGCGCGGCCGGAAAGTGCGTCGGTCCATTGATAGCTCAGCCCGACTTCACCACTGACAGACCGTTTCTGATAGGCCTCAGGATTGCTGAAATCGACAGAAAGCTTGGCATCAAAAGTGCTGGCCGGGCCGATTGCGCCGGGCTTCTTGAAAATGATGTCGGCGTTATAATCCAGATCCTTGACATCATCCCGCCCGATATTGGCAATACCGCCCTGAATGCGCAGGCTTTCGCCATTGCCGAAAAGATTGCGATGAACCCAATAGCCCTCAAGCCCGACACCATCAAGGTTGCCGACGGTTACACCGGCACCGATGGTGCGGAATTTGCGCTCCTTGACGGCGATTTCAATGGGCAGGCTGCCATCTTCCAGCACGGCATCTGCTGTCTGGACGATGACGCTGTCAAAGACGCCGAGCGCCCGCAGGTTCCGTCCGGCCCGTTTGATGGCGTCCGGTGAATAGGCCGTACCAACTGGAATGGCCGCCTGCTGGATGATGAAGCTGCTGCTGACATCCTTGTTACCGGTCACAGAGACCTGACCCAGCCGGGCCTGAACTCCGGGGGAAACGCGCAAGGTGACATCAAGCTTGCCCGTATCATGGTCTGCTTCCAGCGAGCGCTGTTCTATTTTGGCAAGCGCATAGCCGCGTTTCTGATAGTCATCAACGATGGCCTGTTCTGCATCGATAACCAATTGGGAATAGGCGGGTGCTCCGGCGCTGACACCATATTGCCCAAGATCTATGGCTGCCCCGTCGTTTGAGCGGGCATCCGGCTGGGCAAAGGTGAAGACGCGACCGGGAGAAACGGCAATGGCCACCTTGACCGGCTGGCTAGCCGACAGGTCTTCATCCAGCGGAACGCGGTCATAGCGTGTGCCATTGATGGTGATGTCGATGGTGCCGCCATAAAGGCCTTTCTGATACAGCGCGGCAAGCAGGCGCTTTTGATCGCTGCGGGCACACATCAGTAACCCGGTGGTACCCGAGGCTGGCTCTTCTTTCTTCTCGATCAGCAGGGACGCTGCTTCGAGCATTTCGGTCAGTTCTTCATCCTTGCTGCTCAAGCTTACTTCATAGCGGATCGGATCGGGAATGTCGGCGGTTGCTTCGGTCTTGGAGACAGCCTCAATGCCGCTGGTGCTGAAACGGTAGCCAAACAGTTCAAACGCATCAGCGCTAGTTGCCCAGACAGTCGACAGCATCGTTGTCGCAAGGCAAAATGCGACCATTGAGGCCCCAACCGAGCGGTTGCCTCCTGATCGCGCGCTGATTTCCCGCGCTGTCTGATATGTCTTCCGAGACAGCAAAATTCATACTCCATACTCAATGGCATTTTGAGGCACTTTAACCCGTTCAGCCCGGAATAGCCAATCACAGCTAACTATAGCTTAACCAAACTTTGCAAAGAAATCGTATCTACCACAGATGGCCATTTTCTGAAGTGATTCAATAGCACATCGAAAACTAGTCAGAAAGCCTTGCCTTGTGATTTCTACTATTAGCATTGGATTGCCGCTGAGGGCAGGCTAACCACTTGCACTATCAACACGGTGTCATCTGTCTATAAACATTTCCTATCAGGAAAAGGCAGTATATTTTCTGCCAGTTTATTTTTGAGTGGGTCTGACTAAAAATGCGGGGAAGGCGCGAAAATCTGCGCTTTGTGACCGCTGCATGATTTGACAAAATTCCAAATATCGATTTAGCTTTTTTAAAAGGTATTCAGGATCGCACTCCCACGACAGGTTCTTATTGATGGATATTCGCAATTACACCAGCTTCGTCGCTGTTGCCGAATTGATGAATTTTACAAAGGCTGCCGAGCGGCTGAATATCACCCAGTCGGCCTTGTCCCGTCAGGTCAAGGCGCTGGAGGATTATCTCGGCGTCAAACTGTTCGAGAAGACCGGGCGCAATATCCGCTTCACGCCGCAGGGCGAGGCGCTGTTGGCCAAGATCAACAATGTTCTGGTCGCCGACAGGGAATTGCGCACCTTTGCGGGAGATCTGACCGAGGGCGAGTCCGGCCTTCTCAAAATCGGTGCCTGTTCGCAATTGATCGAGCGCTACATGCCTTCCTTCCTGAAAAAATGGACCGAGGACAATCCCGATATCGAGATCAGGCTGGAAGATGGCGGCGGGCCGGAACTGGCGGCCAAGCTGGCCGATGGTGCCTTTCACCTGACAATCAGCGCCGAACCTTCCGCGCCCATCGAGATTCTGGAAAGTCGTCCACTGGGCCATCTTGGCTTTCTGGCTGTCGGTACGGCCGAGTTCCTGGGGCACAAGGAAGATCCGATCGAAATCGAGCAACTGCTCAGCCTGCCCATTCTGACCCTCAACAAGAAGCATGTCTCGCGTGAAGTTTTCGATGCCGCCTGCCGGGTCAGCGGCACAGTGCCGCGCGTGGTTCTGGAAAGCAATTCCCCCCACACATTGCTCGCCATGTCCATCGGCGGCAATGGCGTCGCGGTGGTGCCATCCTCCACGCAGCCGCAGGAAGCATCCCTGCGGTCTCGTCCCATTGCGCTCAAGGGAGAGCTGATCAGATTCGGCATTTGCGCCATGTGGAACATACGTCAGCCGTTGCCTGCCTATGGGCAGCGATTTATTGATTCACTTGAGAATCACATTTGCGCCGAGCAACAACAGGAAGAATTTTTGACCCACCCCGCACAATATGGTCGCCTTCAGGTCATATAATCTGTTGTTTTTTGCGCGAAACTTTTATCCATGCCAATTGCGCATGGATTTTCGATAAAAATATTCATTGGACGCGTCGAACGGACTGACGCTACGCTGCTCATTGTTTAGGCAAGGAGTGTCTCTGCATCAATATTATGCAGTAAATGGCATGAGTGGAGTAGCGCAAATGAGCTTCATCAAAAATCTCAATCAGGAGAGCATCGTGCTGGTGATTACCATCGCGATCTTTGCGTTGGCGTCGCTGTTTTTGCCCGGCTTCTTCGCTGCTGATAATATCGTTTCCATCGTGCGTTCCGTTTCGGTGCTCGGCATTCTGGCGCTCGGAATGGCCATGATCATCATCGGTCGCGGCATTGATCTCTCCATGGTGGCCATCATGGCCATGTCCGTCGCCTGCTATCTCCAGATGCTTAATGGCGGCATGGGCGAGGGTGCCGCGCTTGCCCTGACGCTGGGTGGGGTCATTGTCATGGGCCTGATCAACGGTTTCCTTGTTGCCTATGCCGATGTGCCTGCCATCTTTGTCACGCTGGCCAGTTCCTCCTTCGTTTTCGGCTTCGTGCGCTCGCAGTTGATCAATACCGACGCGGTGCCCGTGCCGACCGGCCATTGGGTCGAGATACTCGGAGGTCTGCGCCTTTTCTCCATTCCGGTCGAGGTCTTCCTCTTTGCCGGTCTGGCTTTTGCGACCTTCCTCTTTTTGCGCTACAGCAAATGGGGGCGCTATGTCTATTATGCTGGCGACAATCCCGAGGCGGCCCGCAATTCGGGTATGCCCGTGCGCCCGATGATGGTGCTGCGCTATGTGCTTTCGGCACTGATTGCCTTCATCGCCGGTATTCTGACCGCCGCCAGCCTTCATTCCATCAATACCCGTATCGTCAACTCCAACCTGCTTTATGACATTGTGCTGATCACGGTGATCGGCGGGATCGGGCTTTCCGGAGGCAAGGGCGGGGTGCGTAACGTGCTGTTTGGTGCCGCGCTCATCGGTATCATGCTCAACGCCATGACGATCATCGACATTCCTCTGCTTTATCAGAATCTGATCAAGGCAGGCATCCTGCTTGGCGCCATCATCGTGGACGGCATTCTCAATCCGCGCGATGAGCAGACCGCACAGCAGGGGGATATCTGACAAGAGAAGTCCCGCAAAGACCCCAACAGTCGGCGAAACAAGTCGCACCGCACAAAGCACCGCACAAAGCAAGACTTCCAAACCAGAAAAGATCAAGCAAGCCCAATTCGAAAAATCCCGAATTCCAAAAACAAGATCCGAATAATCGCGCAATCAAGAAACCTTTCCAGAGAGGGACAGTCATGAACATCATCAAGACCCTTATGGCCGCAACGGCGGCGCTCACCATCAGCTCTGGCGCGCTCGTCAGCCAGGTCTCTGCCGCCGGTGATCCGGCACCCCAGATCTATTCCAAGGCCCTCACAGGCAAACGCATCATGCTCGTTCCGATGACGATGGGGTTCGACCTCGCTCAGGGCTGGGCTGCCATCGTGAAGCGTGAAGTGGAGGCCTTCGGCGGCATCTTCGAGACCCGTGATCCGAACTGGAGCGTGGAATCCGGCGCGCAGGCCATCACAGAAGCAATCGCATCGGAAACCAAACCGGACGTTCTGATCATCCAGTCTCCTGATATGAACTCCTATTCCAAGCTGATGAAGCGCGCCCAGAAAGCCGGCATCTATGTCATTCTCGTTGACAACCCCGCCAACTTCGCCGCAGACGCCTATGTCGGTAGCGACTGGACCGAGCTTGGTCGACTGGAAGCAGAAGCCGTGGTCAAGGGCTGCGGACCGGATTCTTCGAAGAAGATCGGTCTGGTGCAGGGCGATCAGGTCAACGCCACCAGCCTGTTCCAGTATCAGGGCATCATGGAAGTGCTGGCCAAATATCCTGATTTCGAAGTGGTTGCAAAGCCCGATTCCAACTGGGATGCCACCACCTCTCGTAACGTGACCACCACC
It encodes the following:
- a CDS encoding autotransporter assembly complex family protein, translating into MVAFCLATTMLSTVWATSADAFELFGYRFSTSGIEAVSKTEATADIPDPIRYEVSLSSKDEELTEMLEAASLLIEKKEEPASGTTGLLMCARSDQKRLLAALYQKGLYGGTIDITINGTRYDRVPLDEDLSASQPVKVAIAVSPGRVFTFAQPDARSNDGAAIDLGQYGVSAGAPAYSQLVIDAEQAIVDDYQKRGYALAKIEQRSLEADHDTGKLDVTLRVSPGVQARLGQVSVTGNKDVSSSFIIQQAAIPVGTAYSPDAIKRAGRNLRALGVFDSVIVQTADAVLEDGSLPIEIAVKERKFRTIGAGVTVGNLDGVGLEGYWVHRNLFGNGESLRIQGGIANIGRDDVKDLDYNADIIFKKPGAIGPASTFDAKLSVDFSNPEAYQKRSVSGEVGLSYQWTDALSGRAAFKTEYARITDGTGSETNLLFSTPLELAYDKRDSKLDPTEGFYALIDSEPTINSDGSISFLKTSATLSAYQALDDAKRFVLAGKISAGSIVGASKSDIPTDRRFFTGGGGSIRGYSYQMAGPRDGSNDPTGGRSYLTGSLEARMRVTDTIGLAAFVDSGNSFNSSLPKFEDEWYTGVGAGLRYLTPIGPLRLDVAVPLKKIKDEPKFGVYLGLGQAF
- a CDS encoding translocation/assembly module TamB domain-containing protein — its product is MTSARTLLFRGLYILLFSILALLLIGYMMLASSFGLSMTASLTSRLASNDAQRVEISGVESLLGHVEIGQIALSDKDGQWLVARKLSGHYALADLFSLALTIDDLTLAELDVIRQPAAETSSTDASSGDGSLIPNLPAVSARIGSVAIDRISLGEAVLGKAADLTLSGNMALDGLPFRTEGTLDIHYLDAPQNGLSTRWDLAPDANRRLLDLDFSEPRGGLAARLIAIADLPAIDVSLKGDGPGDNWASTLAVKLDGKTTISGQVIVAIADGTSRVNAKLLGKLSPFLPKSILPLVAGTSNVDLQIEQSPDDVISLKQLTFSSGLARLSASGYLNNRDKSLDMAMQFDLGSEGTEIEMQQDNAVSLMIGHTGLTGRLQGTLAKAALAVDGSVSSLSQDALSLEGLTLLVSAPELDLENRQGAINAEIALASLSTGSGQLDALVKGNKTLRIESVLDGDSLRLDNANLVAGLASLQAQGRYGADALAIEGSLSVADLKPIDEGLEGSLSGTFSVEGTPANPRLALNMGGQSLSVYDKAVENLKIDLTSTAAPDAQLALSASYDGSPLESAIELVTNGDGSRSINHLSVTAPGTEISGSVSISPEGLATGDLAASISDLAALGPLLLQPDLKGSLKADIALAVSEGKQSVTVDATSPELAVKDIALSALQLDAQISDATGMMSMNSALAVDRIVVQGETIRTLKAEMSGGNGTLPFAATASISRAPFSLKGKLLQQNGQTAIALDQFQGSWKSVALALADPVNIDLTNGAALQSALKLKLDSGLVTVSGSAGEQLALDVALSALPLAIAEKISPTGETPTGQLDLTAKISGSSTSPVAHWQGKISDLSVRSTRDAGLPRMAIDSSGQFENDTIRMKNHLTGGGADLDVNGSVALKQQSMNISAGGSVPFSLAARSLANAGLQLDGSANVQASITGRFASPDINGTITTKGARFSEFSSGIVLRDLGGTIRLEGQQALIDNVTGRLGQKGTLAVNGKVGIDPNAGLPADISVSIQNGSFKYEEMLTSLFNASMNLKGELTGTSTISGDVDLKTTEIMIPEKLPSSLSPVDVTHKNAQGRVAEQAKKFAPAEVSQSSDAGPAMLLDLNIRAPRSIYVRGRGMDAELGGTIRIGGTTAAPRPLGTITMQRGRLEILTKRLDFDSGDVTFTGTLDPALDFSATTTNSGTTYTVAVTGYASAPEISLTSSPTLPEDEILAHLFFDKELSELSAIQLAQLANAVATLSGVNSGPGVLDRLRSMAGIDNIDIKSDADTNETTVGVGRYINDRTYINVEKSTASDAGKVSIDLDITDQIKAHGEASSDGETKAGIFFERDY
- a CDS encoding sugar ABC transporter substrate-binding protein, giving the protein MNIIKTLMAATAALTISSGALVSQVSAAGDPAPQIYSKALTGKRIMLVPMTMGFDLAQGWAAIVKREVEAFGGIFETRDPNWSVESGAQAITEAIASETKPDVLIIQSPDMNSYSKLMKRAQKAGIYVILVDNPANFAADAYVGSDWTELGRLEAEAVVKGCGPDSSKKIGLVQGDQVNATSLFQYQGIMEVLAKYPDFEVVAKPDSNWDATTSRNVTTTMLQQNPDVCGIIDFWDGDATGAAAAIRDANLQDKVFLVTTGGGEKTADCDRIADGTYGAVVMTDLAQETHNMVAIIKYLLQSGQPAGSAATYIYTLMEATTKDSMKPDSCWDLSALQAKAGM
- a CDS encoding ABC transporter permease, producing MSFIKNLNQESIVLVITIAIFALASLFLPGFFAADNIVSIVRSVSVLGILALGMAMIIIGRGIDLSMVAIMAMSVACYLQMLNGGMGEGAALALTLGGVIVMGLINGFLVAYADVPAIFVTLASSSFVFGFVRSQLINTDAVPVPTGHWVEILGGLRLFSIPVEVFLFAGLAFATFLFLRYSKWGRYVYYAGDNPEAARNSGMPVRPMMVLRYVLSALIAFIAGILTAASLHSINTRIVNSNLLYDIVLITVIGGIGLSGGKGGVRNVLFGAALIGIMLNAMTIIDIPLLYQNLIKAGILLGAIIVDGILNPRDEQTAQQGDI
- a CDS encoding LysR family transcriptional regulator, whose translation is MDIRNYTSFVAVAELMNFTKAAERLNITQSALSRQVKALEDYLGVKLFEKTGRNIRFTPQGEALLAKINNVLVADRELRTFAGDLTEGESGLLKIGACSQLIERYMPSFLKKWTEDNPDIEIRLEDGGGPELAAKLADGAFHLTISAEPSAPIEILESRPLGHLGFLAVGTAEFLGHKEDPIEIEQLLSLPILTLNKKHVSREVFDAACRVSGTVPRVVLESNSPHTLLAMSIGGNGVAVVPSSTQPQEASLRSRPIALKGELIRFGICAMWNIRQPLPAYGQRFIDSLENHICAEQQQEEFLTHPAQYGRLQVI